A portion of the Osmerus mordax isolate fOsmMor3 chromosome 22, fOsmMor3.pri, whole genome shotgun sequence genome contains these proteins:
- the LOC136965759 gene encoding sodium- and chloride-dependent GABA transporter 2-like isoform X1 encodes MGLCVPLPGVAMSRQPVVEQGVGLLPGALQEKSSKGLEVEEDSLLERGQWASKAEFLLAVAGQIIGLGNVWRFPYLCYKNGGGVFFVPYLLFLFLCGVPLFLLETSLGQFTSLGGVSAWRSICPLFGGLGYASQVMILHGCVYYIVILAWAVFYLVHSFQSVLPWAHCNNTWNTDACVQFDGQNVTTNRSSLSVNATSPVTEFWEREVLQLSDGVDDVGPVSWRLALCLLLVWVVCYFCVWKGVKSTGKVVYLTATFPYVMLAVLLVRGITLPGAAQGIIYYLKPDPLRLADPQVWMDAGTQVFFSYGICLGSLTALGSYNKYNNDCYKDCFRLCLLNSATSFCAGFAIFSVLGFMAQEQGVGISEVAQSGPGLAFIVYPRAVAMMPVPQLWAVCFFLMIIMLGLDTQFVSLEALMTSVSDLYPMVVRRGRRRELLLLLVCVVCFLVGLVMVTPGGLYVFQIYDHFSCSGASLLLLSIFQSLAVGWVYGPDRFNDNIEDMIGYRPLPAFKLCWRYLTPAVCTGTFVFSLVRWSPLTLGKGLAAPGWATGLGWLLTFSSVSLLPLWALYALATTPGTLAQRIKHLCQPAEDSPLAHRNLPFPFDPSIALTAHKPKEPIPDVI; translated from the exons AT ggGACTGTGTGTTCCTCTTCCTGGAGTGGCCATGTCTCGCCAGCCCGTGGTGGAGCAGGGGGTCGGGCTGTTGCCCGGGGCCCTGCAGGAGAAGAGCTCCAAGGGGCTGGAAGTTGAGGAGGACAGCCTGCTGGAGCGGGGCCAGTGGGCCAGCAAGGCTGAGTTCCTGCTGGCCGTGGCAGGCCAGATCATCGGCCTGGGCAACGTGTGGAGGTTCCCCTACCTCTGCTACAAgaatggaggag gtgtgttctttgtgccctacctgctgttcctcttcctgtgcggtgttcctctcttccttttggAGACCTCTCTGGGGCAGTTCACCAGCCTGGGGGGGGTCAGTGCCTGGAGGAGCATCTGCCCACTGTTTGGAG GTCTGGGCTATGCCAGCCAGGTGATGATCCTACACGGGTGTGTGTACTACATCGTGATCCTGGCCTGGGCTGTGTTCTACCTGGTCCACAGTTTCCAGAGTGTGCTGCCCTGGGCTCACTGTAacaacacctggaacacag ATGCCTGTGTACAGTTTGACGGCCAGAATGTGACGACCAACAGGAGCAGTCTGTCTGTCAATGCTACCTCGCCTGTTACAGAGTTCTGGGA gcgGGAGGTGCTGCAGCTGTCCGATGGTGTGGATGATGTGGGGCCTGTCAGCTGGAGACTGGCTCTGTGTCTGCTGCTTGTCTGGGTCGTGTGCTACTTCTGTGTGTGGAAAGGGGTCAAATCCACTGGCAAG GTGGTTTACCTCACAGCAACCTTCCCCTATGTGATGCTGGCAGTCCTGCTGGTACGGGGCATCACTCTGCCGGGCGCTGCCCAGGGCATCATCTACTACCTCAAACCAGACCCCCTCCGCCTGGCTGACCCCCAG GTGTGGATGGACGCTGGAACTCAGGTCTTCTTCTCCTACGGCATATGTCTGGGGAGTCTGACCGCCCTGGGCAGCTACAACAAGTACAACAACGATTGCTATAA GGACTGTTTCAGGCTGTGCCTGCTGAACAGCGCCACCAGCTTCTGCGCCGGCTTCGCCATCTTCTCCGTGCTCGGCTTCATGGCTCAGGAGCAGGGGGTGGGCATCTCTGAAGTGGCTCAGTCAG gccCTGGTCTAGCCTTCATTGTGTATCCCCGGGCGGTGGCCATGATGCCGGTGCCAcagctgtgggctgtgtgtttctTCCTCATGATCATCATGCTGGGGCTGGACACCCAG TTTGTGAGCCTGGAGGCCCTGATGACCTCTGTGAGTGACCTCTACCCCATGGTGGTCAGGAGGGGGCGACGGcgagagctgctgctgctgctggtttgCGTGGTCTGCTTCCTGGTCGGACTGGTCATGGTGACCCCG GGGGGCCTCTATGTGTTCCAGATCTACGACCACTTCTCCTGCAGCGGAGCCAGTCTGctgctcctctccatcttccagTCGCTGGCCGTCGGCTGGGTGTATG gtccTGACCGCTTCAACGACAACATCGAGGACATGATTGGTTACCGGCCCCTGCCCGCCTTCAAGCTGTGTTGGCGTTACCTGACCCCTGCTGTGTGCACA GGGACGTTTGTGTTCTCCCTGGTGCGCTGGTCTCCCCTCACCCTGGGGAAGGGTCTGGCCGCCCCCGGCTGGGCCACAGGTCTGGGCTGGctcctcaccttctcctccGTGTCCCTGCTGCCCCTCTGGGCTCTCTACGCCCTGGCCACCACCCCCGGTACACTGGCTCAG CGCATCAAGCACCTGTGCCAGCCCGCTGAAGACTCCCCCCTGGCCCACAGGAACCTCCCGTTCCCCTTCGACCCCAGCATAGCGCTCACCGCACACAAACCCAAGGAGCCAATCCCAGATGTCATCTAG
- the LOC136965759 gene encoding sodium- and chloride-dependent GABA transporter 2-like isoform X2, which translates to MSRQPVVEQGVGLLPGALQEKSSKGLEVEEDSLLERGQWASKAEFLLAVAGQIIGLGNVWRFPYLCYKNGGGVFFVPYLLFLFLCGVPLFLLETSLGQFTSLGGVSAWRSICPLFGGLGYASQVMILHGCVYYIVILAWAVFYLVHSFQSVLPWAHCNNTWNTDACVQFDGQNVTTNRSSLSVNATSPVTEFWEREVLQLSDGVDDVGPVSWRLALCLLLVWVVCYFCVWKGVKSTGKVVYLTATFPYVMLAVLLVRGITLPGAAQGIIYYLKPDPLRLADPQVWMDAGTQVFFSYGICLGSLTALGSYNKYNNDCYKDCFRLCLLNSATSFCAGFAIFSVLGFMAQEQGVGISEVAQSGPGLAFIVYPRAVAMMPVPQLWAVCFFLMIIMLGLDTQFVSLEALMTSVSDLYPMVVRRGRRRELLLLLVCVVCFLVGLVMVTPGGLYVFQIYDHFSCSGASLLLLSIFQSLAVGWVYGPDRFNDNIEDMIGYRPLPAFKLCWRYLTPAVCTGTFVFSLVRWSPLTLGKGLAAPGWATGLGWLLTFSSVSLLPLWALYALATTPGTLAQRIKHLCQPAEDSPLAHRNLPFPFDPSIALTAHKPKEPIPDVI; encoded by the exons ATGTCTCGCCAGCCCGTGGTGGAGCAGGGGGTCGGGCTGTTGCCCGGGGCCCTGCAGGAGAAGAGCTCCAAGGGGCTGGAAGTTGAGGAGGACAGCCTGCTGGAGCGGGGCCAGTGGGCCAGCAAGGCTGAGTTCCTGCTGGCCGTGGCAGGCCAGATCATCGGCCTGGGCAACGTGTGGAGGTTCCCCTACCTCTGCTACAAgaatggaggag gtgtgttctttgtgccctacctgctgttcctcttcctgtgcggtgttcctctcttccttttggAGACCTCTCTGGGGCAGTTCACCAGCCTGGGGGGGGTCAGTGCCTGGAGGAGCATCTGCCCACTGTTTGGAG GTCTGGGCTATGCCAGCCAGGTGATGATCCTACACGGGTGTGTGTACTACATCGTGATCCTGGCCTGGGCTGTGTTCTACCTGGTCCACAGTTTCCAGAGTGTGCTGCCCTGGGCTCACTGTAacaacacctggaacacag ATGCCTGTGTACAGTTTGACGGCCAGAATGTGACGACCAACAGGAGCAGTCTGTCTGTCAATGCTACCTCGCCTGTTACAGAGTTCTGGGA gcgGGAGGTGCTGCAGCTGTCCGATGGTGTGGATGATGTGGGGCCTGTCAGCTGGAGACTGGCTCTGTGTCTGCTGCTTGTCTGGGTCGTGTGCTACTTCTGTGTGTGGAAAGGGGTCAAATCCACTGGCAAG GTGGTTTACCTCACAGCAACCTTCCCCTATGTGATGCTGGCAGTCCTGCTGGTACGGGGCATCACTCTGCCGGGCGCTGCCCAGGGCATCATCTACTACCTCAAACCAGACCCCCTCCGCCTGGCTGACCCCCAG GTGTGGATGGACGCTGGAACTCAGGTCTTCTTCTCCTACGGCATATGTCTGGGGAGTCTGACCGCCCTGGGCAGCTACAACAAGTACAACAACGATTGCTATAA GGACTGTTTCAGGCTGTGCCTGCTGAACAGCGCCACCAGCTTCTGCGCCGGCTTCGCCATCTTCTCCGTGCTCGGCTTCATGGCTCAGGAGCAGGGGGTGGGCATCTCTGAAGTGGCTCAGTCAG gccCTGGTCTAGCCTTCATTGTGTATCCCCGGGCGGTGGCCATGATGCCGGTGCCAcagctgtgggctgtgtgtttctTCCTCATGATCATCATGCTGGGGCTGGACACCCAG TTTGTGAGCCTGGAGGCCCTGATGACCTCTGTGAGTGACCTCTACCCCATGGTGGTCAGGAGGGGGCGACGGcgagagctgctgctgctgctggtttgCGTGGTCTGCTTCCTGGTCGGACTGGTCATGGTGACCCCG GGGGGCCTCTATGTGTTCCAGATCTACGACCACTTCTCCTGCAGCGGAGCCAGTCTGctgctcctctccatcttccagTCGCTGGCCGTCGGCTGGGTGTATG gtccTGACCGCTTCAACGACAACATCGAGGACATGATTGGTTACCGGCCCCTGCCCGCCTTCAAGCTGTGTTGGCGTTACCTGACCCCTGCTGTGTGCACA GGGACGTTTGTGTTCTCCCTGGTGCGCTGGTCTCCCCTCACCCTGGGGAAGGGTCTGGCCGCCCCCGGCTGGGCCACAGGTCTGGGCTGGctcctcaccttctcctccGTGTCCCTGCTGCCCCTCTGGGCTCTCTACGCCCTGGCCACCACCCCCGGTACACTGGCTCAG CGCATCAAGCACCTGTGCCAGCCCGCTGAAGACTCCCCCCTGGCCCACAGGAACCTCCCGTTCCCCTTCGACCCCAGCATAGCGCTCACCGCACACAAACCCAAGGAGCCAATCCCAGATGTCATCTAG